GTAACAAATAACGCCGCTGTAACGTTTTGCCATTGTTTagataaatcaaattaaataGATAAGATGCGATTGTTTCACCAATATCAGCTTAGTATTTTCTGAAATGTATAATTTAgattaatttaaacaaaaaaaccggccaagtgcgagtcggactcgcgcaccgagggttccgtacaaacctgcatttgatatgaatttcaacttgatagctctacgcgttcatgaggaaaaaagtaataagtttatatttattaaaaaatatatattttgtaatgtaactaaaaatttaaggttttcggaatttttcctttatgtgtgctataaaacgttgcttcatgccaaatttcaagattctaggtcgactggaagtaccctttaggttttgattcccttgcgagtacttgcgagtttcaaaatatgcagcttaaattgctgtttcttttgattgcgttgacatagaagtttgattttgttacagcttaaaggtattatagacctgagtatttggtatgaatttcaatttaatacctctacgcgtttatgaggaaatgggtagtaaggttaaaattattaaaaaaatatatattatgtgatgtaactaaaaatttatggttttcgtaatttttcctttatctatgctataagacgttgcttcgtaccaaatttcaagattctgagttcacgggaagcaccctgtaggttttgattcccttgcaagtgtcgaaaatttgcggcataaacggctgtatcttttgattgcgttggcttagaagtttgattttttcacagcttcaagggacagtagacctgagtaattgatataaatttcagcttcatacctccacgcgttcctgagaaaaagggtcttgacagacggacggacggacggacagacggacaacaaagtgatcctataagggttccgttttttccttttgaggtacggaaccctaaaaacacgtcacatgtgtgtgtgtgtgtgtgtgtgcgtgcgtgcgtgcgtgcgtgcgtgcgtgcgtgcgtgcgtgcgtgcgtgcgtgcgtgcgtgcgtgcgtgcgtgcgtgtgtgtgtgtgtatgtgtggcGTGGCCctctaaatatattatttgtttaaataatacCTATAAGTCCTATAACTACAAAACGTAGTTATACGTAGCCTTCTATATTCTTCATTAATTTAATAGTTTGTTGTATAACTATATAGTCAAGTGGTGGCTGCCAAAGGGACAGTGAAATCGACATAACAGATAAAAGCAATAAAACTGTGGGTTTCTCTTTGACATATTGATTTCGAAAACCCGTAAATTAAGGAGGCACCGCCTTTTTTAATAttgaacatacataatatttaaaatgctaGTACGATAATTTttcaggtttaatttaattattaattacaaaatTACAGGTAATAATGCCGTCTGCTTTTTTAATCGATCGTCTCCGTTTAGAATTACGAAGAAAGTCATAAAAAGATGTCACCAAAGATTTATGTAGCTATTTTTTCCAGATCCTAAAAGAGCGAGTGTTCTCGGGAAATCGTTCTCAGTGTACACAAACACGCGGCGTTTGCTCACATTCAACCCTGTGCCCGGCGTCTTGAAATGCGTGGACGGTATCAGGTCTATGGCCATGATTTGGGTCATCGTGGGCCATTCATATTCTACGCATTTGAATGCGCCCTTTGTGAACCGAACTGAATTCTTTGAGGTACTTAGCAAATTGATGATTTATTTTCTAACAATGAGCTTTTGGAAAATTATGTACGTTATTAATTTGGACCTGTTGTAGTATATTTGTTTTTAAGTGATGGAATACATTAGGAATTTCGAACATCACAATTATATTTAGATTTCTGTGGGTGTACAGTACCTAAAGAACTTCGTTTTCGTAAAATTAGGGTTTGGTTAATAATTTCCAACGCTGAACCCTATGCtatgttaaatatattaatGGTAACAATTGcaatgcaataatatggttATAGTCTCTATATTTAATTGTAAGtatgaaaatatgtttatttgtaCAAGattttttcatgaaaaatacGGGTCATGATACACGGGTTTCGTGTTGATTTTCACACTgatgaaatattttatgtttcagTGGATAGTTTCTTTTTCTTCGCTTTGGATTTTGTCTGCACCAATCACAGTGGACACATTCTTCATGCTGAGTGGACTGCTAATTGTGTATACTTCTGTTGGGAAAATGTCTAGCAGTAAGTTTATTATTCtattaaatcaataaaaaatacactgTGATAAAATATGCAAgttattcttattatttttcAGTGGGCCTCGTAAGAAATATCCACTTATACTATCTACATCGGCTTCTACGGATGTTCCCGATACTGGCTGCTGGCGTATTCCTCCAAGCAACGTTGTTTAACCACATGTCAGACGGACCGCGATGGAACGACGTTATGGCTAATAAGGTGCACAAGTGCAGGCAATATTGGTGGGCTACATTGATCCATGGCCAGAATTTAATTATTCCTGATGGGATGGtgagtaattaattttttttaacaagtgaagtgaaataaacaaattttacATAGAAAATCGTACATAATAGATGTTAATAATCTTGAAATGTATATTCCAGTGTATCGGCCCAAGTTGGTATCTTGCTGTTGACATCCAAATGCACATAATTTCACCACTTGTGCTGTTTTGGGTGCTAGGAAAAAGAAGAGCCGCTTGGATTGCATTGAGTCTCTCCATGCTAATTGTGATAGCGGCGTCCACAACCTATAACTACTTAAACGAGTTCCAGGCAGCACCCTTTATACCTTCGTAAGTTGATAGTAAAACTGGTTTACGATAATGTGTACTACCCTCGTATTATGTTATTCCATATTTCTAGATACATATTCTCATCATGTCATATCTACAGTAACCGAAATTTCACTTGAACTTCTAAACTAGTTAAAGAGGTACAAATATCTTAATGTAAATATCAATTTAGTACTAATTGTACCAGGGCAGCTTGGGGTTGCTGAAGAGCATCACATGAAATATTATGATTGTATCATATTATAGATGAAACCGAAATTTCACTTGAACTTCTAAACTAGTTAAAGAGGTACAAATATCTTAATGTAAATATCAATTTAGTACCAATTGTACCAGGGCGGGCAGCTTGGGGTTGCTGAAGAGCATCACATGAAAGATTATGATTGTATCATATTATAGATGAATATTCAAGTACAACTTATAAGCAATGATTGGGAAATATTGTTTCTGAAACACTTTGCAGATTTCTACAGATAATTTACCGAAACTCTTTCTGTGTTTCAGAAACACGATGTCTGTTTCTGAAACCGTGTTTCTAAAATGTTGATAGTGAATACGCGACTTATATATTACCTAAAGAATTATACATTTAGAGCGGGTtacgggttcaaaccccggctcggacgagtttttcggaacttatgtgcgaaatgtcatttgatatttgccagtcgcttttcggtaaaggaaaacatcgtgaggaaaccggactaaatcTAGGCCTAGGTATATACCCATCGGGTTGAAAGGTcggatggcagtcactttcataaaactagtgtctactccaaatcttgggattcgttgtcaaagtggatcccaggctctcatggaccgtggctaatgccgggataacgcaaggaggatgatgattatcTAACATTATACATTGTCTTTCATTCTATTAAGTTTTTTCTTTCTTCAGACGTGCTGCTGTAGATCCTGATGCGGCTGCTCACTATTTAAACTACTATTACGTGAACACGTTAACAAGATGCTCACCTTTCTTTGTCGGAATGCTGTATGGTTACCTTCTCGCTGtttgtaaaggaaaaaaagttcGGTTGCCTAAGgtaagaagtggcccgccgagtttcttgccggtcccatagtggatacccccctccaactgaggggggactgaaatcttctcgaggctgaggcgtagggttagagccggcgtagctttatttgacgttcatatgcgcattgtaatatgcctacttggaaaataaaatatttcatttcatttcatttcataaggGTGTCTGTGCGTTTTTCTGTTGTCTTTTTACTCTTTTACTGCTAAATTGAAGTGGTTGGCAAAAGCTAGCAAAATATTAGTATACGATAAAACTACTCCGCTGCtgtaaattgaataataataattattgcgTTACAAGTCCCTAGGTAATTACAAatcctcacggaaacaaacaaTTATCATctgtaaaataattttaagttgAATCGcgatcataataatcataatgatctcgtattataaaaatatgggtTAGGTGAAATTCCTTGTACCTAGTTAAAAGTTATTAATTATGAAATGTATCAGTCACTTAATTTTAAGGGATTAGGTAACAACTTGTACTTCAGGTtatattcataattttatttccttCCAGCTGTTCGTGGCATTAGGATGGGCCTGCACTTTGGTAATATCAGCCGGTATCATCTACTCCGCGTACCCTATACTGCAGATGGACTGGGACAGTCCCTTCTTGGATGGCGTCATTAACTCCTTCTCCAGACCGGGATGGGCGGCTTGCGTCGGTTGGATGATATTTGCGTGCACGCATGGTTACGGAGGTTAGTATGTTGCCACACCTTGGACTATGAACGCaaacagtctaagctcgtgtaggcgaacgtctatgagtgagataagacaggtcgactggtcgcattcgaagcagggagtggccatactgtacgatagtactctctTTTATACTGTGATGATGTGCTATGGATTGCATAGGTAGTAAACACTTCGTTTAATAACTTTATTGCACTGAATACTACTTAAGCAGTTAACACGTAACAAGTTTTACTATGGGACACTCTCGAAATACCTAATAGTTTTTTGTCATGGATTAGTCAGACCGCCaaaatgtgtaatattttaaaaGGGATTTTTTTACGATTTCTCTTTCGgtcacaaaataaattttatactcCGCATTCCCGTATACGTATTTATTGCGTCCTGagagaaatattttaattactgtactTATTTATAGCTAAAGATCCTTACTCCATATAAATGTGTAATGGTTCGTTGTCACGCAGGGCCCATCAACTGGTTCCTGTCGCTGGATATGTGGAAGTTGCCTGCTCGCATCTCATTCGCGATGTACATCTTCCACTACCCGATCATGCACGTCGTCAACGCCACATCTACAGCTCCGGCTCACTTCACACCTGCTCGCTACGTAAGTTCATTTCCGTGTGATCGGCGTTGTGCACGTCAAATCTATTATATCGTGTCTATAgagttcttttttttaattataaatgggcttactcttggccacagattagccaaaggcaaagacgtggcctacgatggagtgagctcgaccagaagatgcctgttcactcttgatttgatttgatagaGTTCTTATCGAAAATAGATGAGCAATGCGACCACTAATAAATTGTTGCTCGGGATTTGCGACTTtagtattagtagtagtagtagtagtagtatgtaatacactttattgtacaaaaataagaacacataataacaggaaagaaaaaaacacacacttcatttgtacaaaggcgaacttatcccatgaAGGGATTTTTCTAGTTAACCTTAGAGTAGttaaaggagaattggagaCGGTAGACTTTCCTAAGCTAAACCTATACCTAACCTACAAACTATAGCAATATAGACattatatcatataaataaatacgttatacataattataatacagttATACTTTTGCGGTTACTCGCCGTTTGAAGTCTGTGATGCCATTTCCGTCACTAGAAAAAAACCGTAAATTTGAAAATATTGCCATAATTTTTTGACCGGCTGTAGCTATTCAGCGAATAATCGGCTCTCCGATGGCGAATTCTTTCCTGTTCGGCCATGCTAAGGTACATCCTTAGTACTAAACGGTTAATGGAACCAAACGATGGAACGCTGTGTGTGCGATCTGGTGTATGACGCTttccttttttctttttattaatttaatgtgtTCTGTCCTGTTCTGTTTGTTATTATTCTTTTGTATACTTAGATCTTGCTTATATCACagcctgttgttatttttcttgtaacgttttcaattttattctttttaactgtagtccatttttcttgtatatgtgttttgcatttcttctgtctgttaccctccgtgaatctttctca
This genomic window from Leguminivora glycinivorella isolate SPB_JAAS2020 chromosome 1, LegGlyc_1.1, whole genome shotgun sequence contains:
- the LOC125228940 gene encoding O-acyltransferase like protein-like is translated as MAKVLVLVLISICLQSAKAFIDFQLPKNNAFDTELYRNVLDEDLCEAQLSYVQNNNSILLAEFLDAGLRPPRGIFQGNFVDFGNYHQCIEISANYEPSNIEGKFCMINVPMVQNDLDLPTLPEWPEEWPEWPEEWPEFPWPELLPKTKQHRDMMRNLREVRAKLAKYSRLTVPDLDSARVAEDSALAGEAFRLAVCLPKACTPKQFFDKVLINTTAVGFEFSEEFCRLKNDKPFVPGDYAAMGVFGFIFLITVLCTGYDLYYTYILKGDPKRASVLGKSFSVYTNTRRLLTFNPVPGVLKCVDGIRSMAMIWVIVGHSYSTHLNAPFVNRTEFFEWIVSFSSLWILSAPITVDTFFMLSGLLIVYTSVGKMSSMGLVRNIHLYYLHRLLRMFPILAAGVFLQATLFNHMSDGPRWNDVMANKVHKCRQYWWATLIHGQNLIIPDGMCIGPSWYLAVDIQMHIISPLVLFWVLGKRRAAWIALSLSMLIVIAASTTYNYLNEFQAAPFIPSRAAVDPDAAAHYLNYYYVNTLTRCSPFFVGMLYGYLLAVCKGKKVRLPKLFVALGWACTLVISAGIIYSAYPILQMDWDSPFLDGVINSFSRPGWAACVGWMIFACTHGYGGPINWFLSLDMWKLPARISFAMYIFHYPIMHVVNATSTAPAHFTPARYFHRFLGDFTAAVVSGFIVTVLIDSPFSTLIKLAMGGGPKKPRPEKPDAKEENGVNGGVTAVNPAMAQEYDRYLNKTKL